The stretch of DNA CAAGCCATCACTCAATCCAAAGGTTTAATGCGCCCATAGAATTCTCTGTTGTGAATTGTCCTTAATTGAATTGAAACTAGattaatgttttgttatttctgctgtttttgaAGCAGAGCTCACTTGTCAAACATTCTGAAGAGGTCAGCAAGCTCCTCCTCAGACTTGGCTTTGCTGTCGTCCTTCATACATCTCACCATCATTACCAGGAACTCATCAAAATCCACGGTACCACTGCCTGCATTATAAACATgttattacagcttcaaaagaTGGAAGAGAACACTTTAATGTAGCACAGTGTGCATAAGGCTCATTACAACTACATAAGCTTTTACTGAACGGAAACACCAAAACGAAGTGCATTAATCAGGAGCGACTTGCGTTACAGTAACAGTCTCTATTTTGTGGAAAgcctttacactagatgttccAACatagtcaggtactgatgttggatgattggtTCTGGAACCCGAGCCATCCCAAAGATgttgaatggagctccatcgcTCTCACGGCTTCACAGCACAAAGCTGGTGGGGCTTTAATACCCTCCGACAGGCTCTTGGCATTGGACCTGGTGACCTCAGGCTTACGTGTGctttaaatgcattttcatcagtttttacagtttagacttttggacacattatataatttaattcaATAAGATAACAACCACAAACTTGTCTTCACTAGGTTCGACATCAGTATCTACCGTCTTCATCTACTTCGTCTATCATCTCCTGCAGTTCTTCTGGAGTGGGGTTCTGGCCAAGCATCCTCATGACTTTGCCAAGTTCCTTGGTGCTGATGCAGCCATCTTCCGCATCCTGGACAAACACCTcgaaagctgctttaaactcttcattaacaaaaaacaaaaataaactcaCATCACTGATGTTGATGATGACTGTTGATAACCCTTTTGTTATcagcaaaaatgtaaaatgtatgtaaaggAATGGAAGATTGAAGCATTTGTCATGTTTTCTTTGCATTTCATTTATGTTTCTTTGACTTCTTTGATGCATTTGCTACAATATTAttcactgtaaaatgtaaagtAAATGATCTAAAATCCTTGCAATCATTCATCGAGGAGCTTTTGTTATTAAACAGGTGGATTATTTGCTGGTTGCTCTTCTTGGTGTTAGTGTTGTTAGTAGTTCGTTTATGGTTTTCTAACACATAGATCTATGATTTCCAGAAAGTTATTTCTCTGtccacacagaaaaacaatcacATGGGACAAAGTATTCTTGCATTCTTACCACTTTTCTGTTCCTCAGTGAGCTGCTCAACCTGCAAATAATGTGGTTTgagaaaaaatacaacatttagACACATTATACActgctttttttcattttgcattaaaacgTGTTCCAATTctgcaaatgtgtttttaaagagtGATGTACATCACTGAACTTGAGCTGAATATCTGTTCAAGCACAAAGCTGCAGCTGTCTCTTCACATTACACCACACTCTCAAACCACAGATCTTCCCTGCCAGGACAATACCCCTATATCCACTTTGTAGTTGCCATTTTTTAATCGGAATTCTTcactttttttattacattgtgTTAAAATTGTATAAAGAATGAAACAACTGAACTGGTCAAAATTTacctggtaaaaaaaaaaatctgttctttTGACGTTCAGTGTTATCCATATCAAGGTTTTTGCTCCTGTAACtttaccattttggagatacaagtttGTGCTCTGGATGCAATATTATGATTTTTATATGTTTCCCCAAAAGAGTactgtatatactgtatattgttAAGTTTAGATTTCTGTCTTTAAGGTTATATATACACTGTCCATTATTATTAGTAGCAgtactattaataataacaacaacaacaacaacaacaataataataataataataacaacaacaacaacaacaacaataataataataataataatgataataacaacaacaacaacaataataataatatcttaCCGCTGCTTTATAGATGTCATCCATTTGTGTTTCAGGATTCTGTTTATGAGAGATTTTTGGGGGACTGAGGTCAAGTCATGTGGttttatactctctctctctctctctctctctctctctctccccagacattaatatgaatatttcatgaaCAGCTGGCACAGACAACAATTATGCTTTTAAACTCAGGTCAAATATGTGTCAGCTGTAACCCTTTGTGAAGTCCAAAAACCTCCCTTCCATTTATTTAATGGAGCAATAGTCATCTTTATCAACAAAAATTAGCAAACAGTATTTAAGAAAGTGATCAtgtgatatttttatattttattctatgAAGTGCCTTTTACGTGAGAATTGCTTTGAACTAATTTAAGCACCAGAGAATGGGTttggggcagccatgtttaaattaTTATCAGAGAATGTCATACACATCCAGaacactaggtgtcagtataacggctgcctaataacaattaaaatatgcCCCTTAATGAGTTACAGGTCTAGGCTGAATTCCTCTGTAAGAAAAATAATCTTCTCTGCTTCTGAGACCAATAAGACAATGATGTCATTTGTAAATAACATGTCATGCACAGCAACATATTTTAAAGTCAAATGGCACACTGTGTATCCATTTCAGCTGTGAACACACAATACATGCGGGAACATTTGGACAGGGTTCTGGACGTGTAGATATTCACATATTTATCAGACgcattttcatttctgtcatATCAAATTAAGATTATCAGTGAGTAAACTTAATCAGTTTCCCCTCACTTCCAGTTCCTCCATTCGTATTCTTTCCTGGGAGTAAGGGGAGGAATTTCCTGAGTGTGTTGTTTCTTTGCTGCTTTCTGATTGGGTCAAAACACTGATTTACATCCATTGCAGAACAAAaagacatctggttccattgACTTCAGTTGTAAGGTAAAGTTTGGAGTgcttatatatttgtaaagtttgGCTGTACTAATGACTAATACACCCATTCTTCTCTTTTGAATATGTCTGTGCTGACATTTCCCTTatttgccttctctctatctctcactcaaTCTCGCCCTCTATCTTCCTGCTGATTGGACGGAGTGATAGGTGAGGGCTCGTTCATGCAAACACAATCAAATCCATGGGTGTGTGAGGATGGGGAAGAGTTCTGTTGGACCTTCTGTGTCATATTCAACCACGTCCACTTCCACTCAAGCTCAGGTTCAGAGAAAACTTACCACAAATTTAAACGCAGTACTGAATTTAAGTTAAGGTAAGCCTCACTTTTACTTTTTGCTGCATTAGAGACCACAGGGATAATTTCTTGGCAGATGTTCTAGATTTATCAGCCATATGATGTAC from Hoplias malabaricus isolate fHopMal1 chromosome 5, fHopMal1.hap1, whole genome shotgun sequence encodes:
- the LOC136696791 gene encoding troponin C, slow skeletal and cardiac muscles-like: MDDIYKAAVEQLTEEQKSEFKAAFEVFVQDAEDGCISTKELGKVMRMLGQNPTPEELQEMIDEVDEDGSGTVDFDEFLVMMVRCMKDDSKAKSEEELADLFRMFDKNRDGYIDIEELRVMLSSTGEAITEEDVEELMKDGDKNNDGKIDYDEFLEFMKGVE